The following are encoded together in the Gadus chalcogrammus isolate NIFS_2021 chromosome 2, NIFS_Gcha_1.0, whole genome shotgun sequence genome:
- the clec19a gene encoding C-type lectin domain family 19 member A isoform X1 produces the protein MLWWELFLLLVLGVVRVRNLPSTDMRIMHANLANLQTSALPLQLSDPAPQVLCPLFWTKFGSNCYRYFPLNKTWAEADFYCAEFSNGLKSAKLTSIHSWDENVFVYDLVNSQILGIPTDIWIGLHDRRLEGTPEWTDGSVYQYSYWDGNQPDDGIHRIPQEEDCVEMWFRQSSALRSWNDNSCEKAFSFVCKIPTLEY, from the exons ATGCTCTGGTGGGAATTGTTTTTGCTCCTGGTCCTCGGAGTTGTCCGGGTCAGGAATCTGCCCAGCACAGACATGAGGATCATGCATG CTAATCTCGCTAATCTCCAAACCTCAGCCCTGCCATTACAGCTGTCAGACCCAGCCCCCCAGGTTCTCTGTCCACTCTTCTGGACAAAGTTTGGGAGCAACTGCTATCGTTACTTCCCCCTTAATAAAACCTGGGCCGAAGCAGACTTCTACTGCGCAGAGTTCTCCAATGGTCTCAAATCAGCCAAGCTCACTTCCATCCATAG CTGGGAcgagaatgtgtttgtgtacgacCTGGTGAACAGCCAGATCCTGGGAATCCCCACGGATATCTGGATAGGACTGCATGACAGGAGACTG GAGGGCACTCCGGAGTGGACCGACGGCTCTGTCTATCAGTACAGCTACTGGGATGGCAACCAGCCGGATGATGGCATCCACCGCATCCCACAAGAAGAGGACTGTGTGGAAATGTGGTTTCGTCAGAGCAGTG cACTGAGGTCATGGAATGACAACAGCTGTGAGAAGGCCTTTTCTTTTGTTTGCAAGATCCCCACCCTAGAGTACTAG
- the clec19a gene encoding C-type lectin domain family 19 member A isoform X2, producing MLWWELFLLLVLGVVRVRNLPSTDMRIMHALPLQLSDPAPQVLCPLFWTKFGSNCYRYFPLNKTWAEADFYCAEFSNGLKSAKLTSIHSWDENVFVYDLVNSQILGIPTDIWIGLHDRRLEGTPEWTDGSVYQYSYWDGNQPDDGIHRIPQEEDCVEMWFRQSSALRSWNDNSCEKAFSFVCKIPTLEY from the exons ATGCTCTGGTGGGAATTGTTTTTGCTCCTGGTCCTCGGAGTTGTCCGGGTCAGGAATCTGCCCAGCACAGACATGAGGATCATGCATG CCCTGCCATTACAGCTGTCAGACCCAGCCCCCCAGGTTCTCTGTCCACTCTTCTGGACAAAGTTTGGGAGCAACTGCTATCGTTACTTCCCCCTTAATAAAACCTGGGCCGAAGCAGACTTCTACTGCGCAGAGTTCTCCAATGGTCTCAAATCAGCCAAGCTCACTTCCATCCATAG CTGGGAcgagaatgtgtttgtgtacgacCTGGTGAACAGCCAGATCCTGGGAATCCCCACGGATATCTGGATAGGACTGCATGACAGGAGACTG GAGGGCACTCCGGAGTGGACCGACGGCTCTGTCTATCAGTACAGCTACTGGGATGGCAACCAGCCGGATGATGGCATCCACCGCATCCCACAAGAAGAGGACTGTGTGGAAATGTGGTTTCGTCAGAGCAGTG cACTGAGGTCATGGAATGACAACAGCTGTGAGAAGGCCTTTTCTTTTGTTTGCAAGATCCCCACCCTAGAGTACTAG
- the syt17 gene encoding synaptotagmin-17, with protein sequence MAMGLLPALSDCLCCRWACHSCLLRCWERACYSSSDEEVEILGPFPALTPAWLTNPCNMDFTLENTMDSLVPKHNNPTLTDSLSEMSISTFSSTQQLSENQKPSALMVSVKPMELWAAGPRKEAVQPPRRSQSPPSQYCDKLEPCLYSDKASCDDVDLLTDDEILLRYQLGMLHFSTQYDLINRHLGVRVIEARDLTPPLSSDGTRQDTVHSNPYVKLSLLPDHKNSRQTGVKRKTQNPVFEERFTFVMPFLEAQRRTLLLSVVDFDKFSRHCVIGKVALPLSDVDLVKGGHWWRALVPSSQNEVELGELLLSLTYLPSAGRLNVDVVKAKQLLQTDMCQRSDPFVKVQLVAGLKLVKTKKTCCMRGTIDPFYNESFSFHVSREDLREASLVFTVYGHNMKSSNDFVGRVVIGQFSTGPPETSHWRRLLTSQRSPVEQWHSLRSRAECDRVSPASLEVH encoded by the exons ATGGCGATG GGCCTGCTGCCCGCGCTGTCAGACTGCCTCTGCTGCCGCTGGGCCTGTCACTCCTGTCTGCTGAGGTGCTGGGAGCGGGCCTGCTACTCCTCCAGcgacgaggaggtggagataCTGGGGCCCTTCCCCGCCCTGACCCCCGCCTGGCT AACGAATCCGTGCAACATGGACTTTACACTTGAAAATACAATGGACAGCCTGGTCCCAAAGCACAACAACCCCACCCTGACCGACTCCCTCTCCGAGATGTCCATCTCTACCTTCAGCTCCACCCAACAGCTCTCTG AGAACCAGAAGCCAAGCGCTCTGATGGTGAGTGTCAAACCCATGGAGCTCTGGGCCGCAGGACCTCGGAAGGAGGCGGTCCAGCCCCCACGCAGGTCCCAGAGCCCTCCGAGTCAGTACTGCGACAAACTGGAGCCCTGCCTCTACTCTGACAAGGCCAGCTGTGACGACGTGGACTTGTTGACAGACGATGAGATCCTCCTACGGTACCAGCTGGGCATGCTCCATTTCAGCACACA ATACGACCTCATCAACAGGCACTTGGGTGTGCGGGTCATCGAGGCCCGCGACCTTACCCCTCCTCTGAGTTCTGATGGCACCCGACAGGACACTGTCCACTCCAACCCCTACGTCAAGCTGAGCCTGTTGCCTGACCACAAAAACTCTCGCCAGACGGGGGTGAAGAGGAAGACCCAGAATCCAGTGTTTGAGGAGCGTTTCACCTTCGTCATGCCCTTCCTGGAGGCCCAGAGGAGGACGCTGCTGCTGTCTGTGGTGGATTTTGACAAGTTCTCCCGACACTGTGTCATAGGGAAGGTGGCGCTGCCTCTGAGTGACGTGGACCTGGTCAAGGGAGGGCATTGGTGGAGGGCCCTGGTCCCCAGCTCACAG AATGAGGTGGAGCTAGGGGAGCTGCTGCTGTCCCTGACCTACCTGCCGAGCGCAGGGAGGCTCAACGTGGACGTCGTCAAGGCCAAGCAGCTGCTGCAGACGGACATGTGCCAGCGCTCAG ATCCCTTTGTGAAGGTGCAGTTGGTCGCAGGGTTGAAGTTGGTGAAGACCAAGAAGACTTGCTGCATGCGAGGGACCATTGACCCGTTCTACAATGAGTCCTTCAGCTTCCACGTCTCACGAGAGGACCTGAGGGAAGCCAGCCTCGTCTTCACTG TGTACGGCCACAACATGAAGAGCAGCAATGACTTCGTGGGCCGCGTCGTGATCGGCCAGTTCTCCACCGGCCCCCCGGAGACGTCCCACTGGCGCCGCCTGCTGACCTCCCAGCGGAGCCCCGTGGAGCAGTGGCACAGCCTGCGCTCCCGGGCCGAGTGCGACCgcgtctcccccgcctccctggAGGTCCactga